In Candidatus Aenigmatarchaeota archaeon, the following proteins share a genomic window:
- a CDS encoding glycosyltransferase, with protein MDISVIVPTLNEEKYLERCLRSIANQTY; from the coding sequence ATGGACATTTCGGTAATCGTTCCAACTCTTAACGAAGAGAAGTACCTGGAACGGTGCCTAAGGTCGATTGCAAACCAAACTTAC